A genome region from Triticum aestivum cultivar Chinese Spring chromosome 2B, IWGSC CS RefSeq v2.1, whole genome shotgun sequence includes the following:
- the LOC123046179 gene encoding uncharacterized protein, with protein sequence MSMRDRRASAVSPSLRFLGFIKQPDDAGAADQELELDERDVVWSSSPSFSSASTASSPSPTPSPSGGSHRWPLSSRAFPSGGAGLSSLIADEDNHSPSAAIPAAARREKQPRSQPYHQSAPVAVPAWSKATAERRRREAEQEAADEEDEDDDELMVPPHEMAARRAAAAASVMEGAGRTLKGRDLRRMRNAVWRTTGFLDL encoded by the coding sequence ATGTCCATGCGCGACCGCCGCGCCTCCGCCGTGTCCCCGTCGCTGCGCTTCCTCGGCTTCATCAAGCAGCCCGATGACGCCGGCGCTGCTGACCAGGAGCTCGAGCTCGACGAGCGCGACGTAGTCTGGTCGTCGTCCCcctccttctcctcggcctccacCGCCTCGTCGCCCTCGCCCACGCCGTCCCCGTCCGGGGGAAGCCACCGCTGGCCCCTCTCCTCCCGCGCGTTCCCGTCTGGCGGCGCCGGCCTGTCATCGCTCATCGCCGACGAGGACAACCACTCGCCCAGCGCGGCCATCCCGGCCGCGGCCCGACGGGAGAAGCAGCCGCGCTCGCAGCCGTACCACCAGTCTGCGCCGGTGGCCGTACCTGCCTGGTCCAAGGCGACGGCGGAGAGGCGACGCCGGGAGGCGGAGCAAGAGGCCGCTGACGAGgaggacgaagacgacgacgaactcATGGTGCCGCCGCATGAGATGGCCgcgcgccgcgccgcggcggcggcgtcggtgaTGGAGGGCGCTGGGCGGACGCTGAAGGGGCGCGACCTCCGGCGCATGCGCAACGCCGTGTGGCGTACCACCGGCTTCCTCGACCTGTGA